A genomic region of Bernardetia sp. ABR2-2B contains the following coding sequences:
- the hutH gene encoding histidine ammonia-lyase, producing MLYKISNQTISIQEIYKIAISHTKIELSEESKAQIKKAQAYLENLVTESEEAVYGVNTGFGFLCNYKIPREQISELQENLVMSHACGMGDEVPTLIVRMMLLLKIQSLSYGHSGVQLQTVERFVDFYNEDILPVVYELGSLGASGDLAPLAHLALPIIGLGEVQIKDKKGVYKKHKTEDILKKKNWNPIKLKAKEGLAMLNGTQFMSAYGVACMVEAEKLNNLSDIIGSLSADAFLCRSEPFDELTHKIRPHKGQITTAKTIRELLEGSEIMLQPKAHVQDPYSFRCMPQVQGASKDAFDYINSVFECEINSVTDNPNVFPEEDKILSGGNFHGQPLAISLDFAAIALAELGSISERRTYLLMAGERNLPPFLVRDSGLHSGMMIAQYTAASIVSQNKQLCTPASVDSIISSKGQEDHVSMGANAATKLYKILQNVKRVLGIELMAAAQAIEFRRPLKTSDKLEEFLSDYRNYVEPLQKDRVLHDDMIKSVTFLEEYEI from the coding sequence ATGCTTTATAAAATATCAAATCAAACGATTTCTATTCAAGAGATTTATAAAATTGCTATATCTCATACTAAAATAGAGCTTTCAGAAGAAAGTAAGGCACAAATAAAAAAAGCACAAGCCTATTTAGAAAATCTTGTTACAGAGAGCGAAGAAGCTGTTTATGGTGTAAATACAGGCTTTGGTTTTTTGTGTAATTACAAAATTCCTAGAGAACAGATTAGCGAATTACAAGAAAATTTGGTTATGTCTCATGCCTGTGGAATGGGTGATGAGGTGCCTACTCTTATCGTTCGTATGATGTTACTGCTCAAAATTCAATCTCTTTCGTATGGACACTCTGGCGTTCAGTTACAGACTGTTGAGCGTTTTGTAGATTTTTATAATGAAGATATTTTACCTGTTGTTTATGAGTTGGGTTCGTTGGGTGCTTCTGGCGATTTAGCTCCTTTAGCGCATCTTGCTTTACCTATTATTGGATTGGGAGAAGTTCAGATAAAAGACAAAAAAGGAGTTTATAAAAAGCATAAAACAGAAGATATTCTAAAGAAAAAAAATTGGAATCCAATCAAACTAAAAGCAAAAGAAGGCTTGGCAATGCTCAATGGAACGCAGTTTATGAGTGCTTACGGTGTTGCTTGTATGGTAGAAGCTGAAAAATTGAATAATTTGAGTGATATAATTGGTTCACTTTCAGCAGATGCTTTTTTGTGTCGTTCAGAGCCTTTTGATGAGCTTACTCACAAAATCCGTCCACATAAAGGGCAAATAACAACAGCAAAAACGATTAGAGAGCTTTTGGAAGGAAGTGAAATAATGCTCCAACCCAAGGCACACGTTCAAGACCCTTATTCTTTCCGTTGTATGCCACAAGTGCAAGGCGCAAGTAAAGATGCTTTTGATTATATAAATTCGGTTTTTGAGTGTGAAATTAATTCGGTTACAGATAATCCAAATGTTTTTCCTGAAGAAGACAAAATTCTTTCTGGTGGAAATTTTCACGGACAACCATTAGCTATTTCTTTAGATTTTGCAGCAATTGCACTAGCAGAATTGGGAAGTATTTCGGAGCGAAGAACCTATTTATTAATGGCAGGAGAGCGAAACTTGCCTCCTTTTTTGGTGCGTGATTCGGGTTTGCATTCTGGAATGATGATAGCACAATATACGGCAGCTTCGATTGTAAGTCAGAACAAACAGCTTTGTACACCTGCAAGTGTGGATAGTATTATTTCCTCAAAAGGACAAGAAGACCACGTCAGTATGGGGGCAAATGCAGCAACAAAACTCTATAAAATCCTTCAAAATGTAAAAAGAGTTTTGGGAATAGAATTAATGGCAGCAGCACAAGCAATAGAATTTAGAAGACCTCTGAAAACATCAGATAAGTTAGAAGAATTTTTATCAGATTATAGAAATTACGTAGAACCATTACAAAAAGATAGAGTTTTGCACGACGATATGATAAAAAGTGTTACATTTTTGGAAGAATACGAAATTTAA
- a CDS encoding CPBP family intramembrane glutamic endopeptidase: protein MKYIFSLLILLLITVLALFASQFIGVFLISLVYGIPLIELTNQMQNMSAYLELRTPILILQGLTQLISFFGVTLFFTKYVYKFNQANPNNGTHSVMNADLAQQFLEEPFLKRYKTPTLVFLIVFVLAIVAFPAVQLVGTLNGAIEFPEFLQGLETWMREKEDAAQALTLFMTDFASPLQTVLGFIVIAVLAGLTEEVFFRGVVQPLFQNLTKNKHAAVWITAIVFSAIHFQFYGFVPRMLLGALFGYLYIYTNNITVPIWAHILNNGITLALFLFYDDQMLTTSKIEESNFAILIPFGVLSIVLCIGILKIIKKIMDKEVEKNMK from the coding sequence ATGAAATATATTTTCTCCCTTCTTATTCTCCTCTTAATTACTGTCTTAGCTTTATTTGCCTCACAATTTATCGGAGTATTTCTGATTTCACTTGTCTATGGAATCCCTCTTATAGAACTTACAAATCAGATGCAAAACATGAGTGCATACCTAGAGCTTCGTACGCCTATTTTAATTTTGCAGGGTCTTACACAATTGATTAGTTTTTTTGGAGTTACCTTGTTTTTTACTAAATATGTCTATAAATTCAATCAAGCAAACCCGAATAATGGAACTCATTCTGTAATGAATGCTGACTTGGCACAGCAATTTTTAGAAGAACCCTTTTTAAAAAGGTACAAAACTCCGACTCTCGTTTTTTTGATTGTTTTCGTACTTGCTATTGTTGCTTTTCCTGCTGTTCAATTAGTCGGAACACTAAATGGAGCAATAGAGTTTCCAGAGTTCTTACAAGGTTTGGAGACATGGATGCGAGAAAAAGAAGATGCTGCACAGGCATTAACTCTTTTCATGACTGATTTTGCTTCGCCTTTACAAACAGTTTTAGGCTTTATCGTGATTGCTGTTTTGGCAGGACTAACTGAAGAAGTATTTTTTAGAGGAGTAGTACAACCTCTTTTTCAAAACCTTACCAAAAACAAACATGCAGCCGTTTGGATAACAGCTATTGTTTTTAGTGCTATTCACTTTCAGTTTTACGGATTCGTTCCTCGTATGCTTTTGGGAGCTTTGTTTGGCTATTTATATATTTATACCAACAATATTACTGTTCCTATTTGGGCGCATATCTTGAATAACGGAATTACTTTGGCTCTCTTTTTATTCTATGATGACCAAATGCTCACTACCTCAAAAATAGAGGAAAGTAACTTTGCTATATTGATTCCTTTTGGTGTTTTGAGTATTGTGCTTTGTATTGGCATTCTGAAAATCATTAAAAAAATAATGGATAAAGAAGTAGAGAAAAATATGAAATAG
- a CDS encoding amidase: MKDYNFTRPIDTDEFSDATSLLKNFKEGKTTSLDVVEKSLRSIADNHERLNAMTQLFAKEALEEAKKSTEKKQTKKIGKLEGIPISLKESIGVEGEEVTGGSIRMPVQIAKADALVVQRLKKEGAIIIARTNTPEFSFGHETRSPRFGVTNHPYLEDYIPGGSSGGESALIASGGSVIGIGTDVGGSIRYPAHCCGLVGFKPSGTAVSKKGVFPFVEREDWYLNDWLAVGPITHTVRDAKLVYEVIADKALDDNLVSNNLDNAELLISTDFDSEIRNETIKEVLIHAKQSLLNEGMTPRNLEINNIGKIHWNFGKMMIKAMKLGLKNWLRNDKDVGISVFVESLRRVIGEKTVSKEIYSVLLASKFLEPSDKDLEKLIQFYKQEKEELHKKIGRKGVLLLPTSGDIALKHNQTIQIDMSPLVPNIFSPMIFTNVMNLPSITIPAWKHRDRKTGLPTSVMLCCLPNSESLLFEAASKLEKVLN, from the coding sequence ATGAAAGACTACAACTTCACTCGTCCGATAGATACAGATGAATTTTCTGATGCAACGTCCCTTTTAAAAAACTTCAAAGAAGGAAAAACAACTTCTCTTGATGTAGTAGAAAAATCATTGAGAAGTATTGCTGATAACCACGAAAGACTAAATGCAATGACACAGCTTTTTGCAAAAGAAGCCTTAGAAGAAGCAAAAAAAAGTACAGAGAAGAAACAGACTAAAAAAATAGGAAAATTAGAAGGCATTCCTATTTCACTTAAAGAATCAATAGGGGTAGAAGGAGAAGAAGTAACAGGAGGTTCGATACGAATGCCAGTTCAAATAGCAAAAGCAGATGCTTTAGTTGTTCAACGATTAAAAAAAGAAGGCGCAATTATTATTGCTCGTACCAATACGCCAGAGTTTAGTTTTGGACACGAAACAAGAAGTCCACGTTTTGGAGTAACTAACCATCCCTACTTAGAAGACTATATCCCTGGTGGTTCGTCGGGTGGAGAAAGTGCTTTGATTGCTTCTGGTGGTTCGGTTATCGGAATCGGAACAGATGTAGGTGGTTCTATTCGTTATCCTGCTCATTGTTGTGGTTTGGTGGGTTTTAAGCCTTCTGGAACAGCAGTAAGTAAGAAAGGAGTTTTTCCTTTTGTAGAAAGAGAAGATTGGTATTTGAATGACTGGTTGGCAGTAGGTCCTATAACGCACACAGTCAGAGATGCAAAGCTAGTCTATGAAGTAATTGCTGACAAAGCCTTAGATGATAATTTAGTTAGTAACAACTTGGACAATGCAGAACTTCTTATAAGTACAGATTTTGATTCTGAAATAAGAAATGAAACGATAAAAGAGGTTTTGATTCACGCCAAACAAAGCCTTTTGAATGAAGGAATGACACCTAGAAACTTAGAAATAAACAACATTGGCAAAATCCATTGGAATTTTGGGAAGATGATGATTAAGGCAATGAAATTAGGTTTGAAAAATTGGTTAAGAAACGATAAAGATGTCGGTATTTCGGTTTTTGTAGAGTCTTTGAGAAGGGTAATAGGAGAAAAGACAGTTTCAAAAGAAATTTATTCTGTACTTTTGGCTTCTAAGTTTTTAGAGCCATCGGATAAAGACCTAGAAAAACTAATTCAATTTTATAAACAAGAAAAAGAAGAATTGCATAAAAAAATAGGACGAAAAGGAGTTTTATTACTTCCAACTTCTGGAGATATTGCCTTAAAACATAATCAGACTATCCAAATAGATATGTCGCCTCTCGTTCCTAATATTTTTTCTCCTATGATTTTTACTAATGTTATGAATTTGCCTTCTATTACAATTCCTGCTTGGAAGCATAGAGATAGAAAGACGGGTTTGCCTACTTCTGTGATGCTGTGTTGTCTTCCAAATAGTGAAAGTCTGCTTTTTGAAGCTGCATCAAAATTAGAAAAAGTCTTGAATTAG
- a CDS encoding succinylglutamate desuccinylase/aspartoacylase family protein, which translates to MTQKPQETTHTPTLFKRIIGDISGGDNQTLLVCIGGLHGNEQAGYNALEYLTSHLDKRLFNGHFVAIGGNLQALKEKKRYLQTDLNRIWLNDLIDNIPPDSEIPEYEELRQLIEVLRVIPHDTYKRRILIDLHTTSAPNGAFVVRTTTTDDELAKLLEIPVILGLDKKLDGTAMTYMEQWNYETFAFEGGTIGKENSANNLISGVWRIMQSLQMTSQPIPNLEHTLGETIRTGVPNYLTCEYIHKIPKNSTFKMVEGFGNFDSIEKGQLLAHQDGKEIRSPYSGYVLMPLYQDDGNDGFFIVK; encoded by the coding sequence ATGACTCAAAAACCACAAGAAACCACACACACACCAACACTTTTTAAACGTATCATTGGAGATATTTCTGGAGGAGATAATCAAACACTTTTGGTTTGTATTGGTGGTTTGCACGGAAACGAACAAGCAGGTTATAACGCCTTAGAATATTTAACTTCGCATTTAGATAAACGACTTTTTAATGGACACTTTGTAGCTATTGGAGGAAATTTACAGGCTCTCAAAGAGAAAAAACGCTATCTGCAAACTGATTTGAATAGAATTTGGCTTAATGATTTGATAGATAATATTCCACCTGATTCTGAAATTCCAGAATATGAAGAATTGCGTCAGCTCATTGAAGTTTTGCGTGTGATTCCTCACGATACGTATAAAAGAAGAATTTTGATAGATTTGCACACTACCTCTGCACCCAATGGAGCTTTTGTGGTTAGAACCACAACGACAGATGACGAACTTGCAAAACTTTTAGAAATTCCAGTTATTCTTGGTTTAGATAAGAAACTAGACGGAACAGCCATGACTTATATGGAGCAATGGAATTATGAAACTTTTGCTTTTGAGGGAGGAACGATAGGAAAAGAAAATTCTGCAAATAATCTTATTTCTGGAGTTTGGCGAATCATGCAATCTCTTCAAATGACTTCACAACCTATTCCAAACTTAGAACATACTTTGGGAGAAACTATACGTACAGGAGTTCCGAATTATTTAACGTGTGAATATATCCATAAAATTCCTAAAAATTCGACGTTTAAAATGGTAGAAGGATTTGGGAATTTTGATAGTATTGAAAAAGGACAACTATTAGCTCATCAAGATGGAAAAGAAATTCGTTCGCCTTATAGTGGTTATGTTCTGATGCCTTTGTATCAAGATGATGGAAATGATGGTTTTTTCATTGTTAAATAA
- the rsmH gene encoding 16S rRNA (cytosine(1402)-N(4))-methyltransferase RsmH, translated as MESTYHNPVMLSECIEALDIKKDGIYVDLTFGGGGHSRAILEKLIALDKDKNATGKLYAFDQDADAQAEAEKLAKEVNTLENPSRFVFLKANFRYLEKYLRMYKVEKVDGILADLGISSHQIDEPTRGFSTRFDADLDMRMDTSTKETARDILNEYGESELHKLFGIYGEIKNAKTLAKTIVASRINKPIETTTELKEILERIAPKRQEFKYYAQAFQALRIEVNQEMEALEDMLLQCAEVLKTDGRLVAMSYHSLEDRPLKKIIQMGKFHGEIEKDFYGNVIKPFEAINRKPITATKEEIEQNPRARSAKLRIAKRI; from the coding sequence ATGGAATCTACTTATCACAATCCTGTCATGCTTTCTGAATGTATAGAAGCATTGGATATAAAAAAAGATGGAATTTATGTCGACCTTACTTTTGGAGGAGGAGGACACAGTCGAGCAATTTTAGAAAAATTAATTGCTTTAGATAAAGACAAAAACGCAACTGGAAAACTCTATGCCTTTGACCAAGATGCTGATGCACAAGCAGAAGCCGAAAAATTAGCCAAAGAAGTAAATACACTTGAAAACCCTTCTCGTTTTGTCTTCTTGAAAGCAAATTTTAGATATTTAGAAAAATATTTGAGAATGTATAAGGTAGAAAAAGTAGATGGGATTTTGGCAGATTTAGGCATTTCTTCACATCAAATAGACGAACCCACACGAGGTTTTTCTACTCGTTTTGATGCTGATTTGGATATGCGAATGGATACTTCTACTAAAGAAACAGCCAGAGATATTTTGAATGAATATGGAGAATCCGAATTACACAAACTTTTTGGAATTTATGGAGAGATAAAAAATGCCAAAACCCTCGCCAAAACGATTGTAGCCTCAAGAATAAATAAGCCAATTGAAACGACAACAGAGTTGAAAGAAATTTTGGAAAGAATTGCACCTAAAAGGCAAGAGTTTAAATATTATGCACAAGCTTTTCAAGCTCTACGTATTGAAGTGAATCAAGAAATGGAAGCCTTAGAAGATATGCTTTTGCAGTGTGCCGAAGTTTTGAAAACCGATGGGCGTTTGGTAGCCATGTCGTATCATTCTTTGGAAGACCGTCCACTCAAAAAAATTATTCAAATGGGAAAATTTCATGGCGAGATAGAAAAAGATTTTTATGGAAATGTAATCAAACCTTTTGAAGCAATAAATAGAAAACCAATTACAGCAACAAAAGAGGAAATAGAACAAAACCCAAGAGCAAGAAGCGCAAAACTTAGAATTGCTAAACGCATTTAA